From Microbacterium invictum, the proteins below share one genomic window:
- a CDS encoding glucose-6-phosphate dehydrogenase produces the protein MQIRTSSDWRDALPFDTPVRADEAMPGEPARCAACPVDEPARDRADLWAVKLRHPNNPAGFVRLYCGIHRPLPRRMTPEPEGRARRQRSAAPRKPAAPSIPERPAVLCPDCFIEVPPSGLCGMCGQQVG, from the coding sequence ATGCAGATCAGAACTTCGTCGGATTGGCGCGATGCCCTCCCCTTCGACACCCCGGTCCGGGCCGACGAGGCCATGCCGGGCGAACCGGCACGGTGCGCGGCCTGCCCCGTGGACGAGCCCGCGCGGGACCGCGCCGACCTGTGGGCGGTGAAGCTGCGACACCCGAACAACCCGGCCGGGTTCGTGCGTCTCTACTGCGGCATCCACCGCCCGCTGCCCCGGCGTATGACGCCCGAGCCCGAGGGCCGAGCGCGCCGTCAGCGCAGCGCCGCACCGCGCAAACCGGCCGCCCCGAGTATTCCGGAGCGGCCGGCTGTGCTGTGCCCGGACTGCTTCATCGAGGTGCCGCCGTCGGGCCTGTGCGGGATGTGCGGCCAGCAGGTCGGCTGA